Below is a window of Vicinamibacterales bacterium DNA.
CGCGCAGCACGCAAAGATCACGTTGGAGCAAGGCTGCTCTGGCAGAGAGACCTTCCGTCGCCTTCGCCAGCAAGTCGCGTTCGATCCCCTCGGTTAGCCGAGGTTCGACCGGCGCTTCAGGTAAATCGCCCGGTGGGCCGAGCAGCTCCCCGAGAGCGTAGTGGCGGAGCAGGTGCCCCAACAGCCGGAGCAGGCGCGGGTTTGCGCCCAATCGCCGAACTACCTCCACCCTGCGATCCATAGGAAACCGCTCTTCCGCGTCGGCCGTCGCGAGCGCGTCGAGCACGATCCGTTCCTGATCCTCCAGCTCCGGCGGTGCTTCGAGCTGTGTGGTGTAGAACGACTCGGTCCACCCCGGATCCACATCTCGACCTGATACGAGCCACAGGCAGCCGCCATCTGCGGCGCGCTGCGCGATCCTGCGGATCTTTTCCCCCAAAGGCTCGATTGGTTTTCCGCTGGCTGGTTCGAGTACCCGCTGGAACTCATCGACGACGACCAGTGCGCCCTGACGCAGAAGTGATCTGAGTGCTGACGCGAAGCTGGGCTCGGCCTTTATCGACTCCGCCAGCTCGCCGTCGCCGCTCGCTCGCAGTTCCTCCACGAGGCGACCCGTAAGTTCCGCTTCTAGGTCTGTCGGGTGAAGCGGCACATCAATGAGAACGGCCGGCGCACCCTGCCCCTTAGCGCGAGCGACCAGCGGACGGACCACCTGTTCCGTCTTGCCCAGCCCGGAAAACCCCGTCAGCAGCGCTGCACTCCGGTGGTCTTGCTGCCAAGCAGCCCAGAGGCCGGCCGCCACTTGCTGGCGGCGTGCCCCGGCGAGTCCTGGAATGGCGTCCGCGTTACTCATGATGAGGATTTCATCGACCACCGCCTACTCGGCGACCGGTTCTGCATTGGTCCAGTACTTAGTATGAGGGACACGAAGTGTGTGTCGGTTGTCCTCGATCGCCAGCTAACTTTATATGGGTGTCTGGCGCCAATTGCTCGTCCGACGCCCGTTGAGCTGATCCTGCCACTTCGGAGCCACACTCCACCCCCGCGCATCATGGCGGCAATTCGATTCGTCGGCAAGTCCATCTGCGGCTGTGTTTTACTTGGCTTTGGTGGCATCCGCAGCAGGGAATCTGGCGCCGGCGTCAATTGCCTGGAAATTCGTGATTAGGCGGACGGTGCCATTCCGACACCATCACATCAACATGGTTCACATACCAGCCCGGCGTAGAATCGGTCAGCCTACGCGCGCTGGTCAAAGCCCTTGAAAGGATCGCCCACCTTGCCGATACGCTCGACGCCTGCTGACTCCACCCGACTCATGGCGCGCCGCCTGTGGCGCGCCCTTCCTTTGTGCGTGCTCGCCGTGTGGCAGCCGATGCCGGCCGCGATCGCGCAGTCGGCCACGTCCTTCGTGATCGTGAACGCCAACGTCATTGACGGCACCGGCGCACCCTCACGACGGGCCGCGGTCCGCGTCGTCGATGGCCGCATTGCGGAAGTCGGCGACGTCCAGCCCGCCGGCCGCGACCGCGTCATTGACGCGCGCGGGCTGGTGCTCGCGCCCGGGTTCATCGACACCCACAACCACTCGACCGACGGACTGTTGACCGAGCCGCTGGCGGCGAGCCAGGTCTCGCAGGGCATTACCACCCTCGTCGTCGGGCAGGACGGCAGTTCGCCCTGGCCGATTGGCGACTACCTGGGCCGGCTGCGACGCGAGCCGGCGTCGGTCAACGTGCTCACGGCCGTGGGCCACGCCACCGTGCGACAACGCGTCATGGGTGATGACTTCAAGCGCGTCGCGCGCCCGGAGGAACTGGCGCGGATGGAGGCGCTCGTCGAGCAGGGCATGCGCGAGGGGGCCGTCGCCCTCTCCTCCGGCCTCGAGTACGAGGTCGGCAGCTACGCCGCCACCGCCGAAGTGGTGGCCCTCGCGCGGGTGGCGGGACGGCTCGGCGGCTTCTACATTTCGCACATCCGTGACGAGGCCGACAAGGCCTTCGACTCGATGCGGGAAGTGGTGACCATTGCCGAAGAGGCGAAGGTGGCCGTGCAGAACACGCACATCAAGCTCGGCACCGTGGGCGTGTGGGGGCAGGCCGGGGAGGCGCTGCGTCTGTTCGAGGCCGCGCGGGCCCGGGGCCTCGACGTCACCGCCGACGCCTATCCCTACAACGCCTGGTCGTCGACCATCACCGTGCTCATCCCCAGCAAGCGCTACGACGATCCCGCCGACGTCGCCAAGGGCCTGGCCGATGTCGGTGGCGCGGCCAACGTCCTCATCACGCGGCACGCCCCGCATCCCGAGTACGAGTTCAAGACGCTGGCCGCCGTGGCGAAGGACCAGGGCCTGACGCCGGTCGCGCTCTTCATCCAGATCGTGAAGGATGGCGGCGCCTCCGTCGTCTGCACCTCGATGATGGACGACGACATTCGCGCGTTCTATCGCTGGCCCTGGACCATGGTGTCGAGCGACGGCGGCATCGGCTTCCGTCATCCCCGCGGCGCCGGTTCGTTTCCCCGCGTGCTCGGGCGCTTCGTGCGCGAGCGCCAGTGGCTGACGCTGGAAGACGCCATCAGGAAGATGACCTCGCTCCCCGCGTCGCGCCTCAAGCTGAGCGACCGCGGCGTGGTCAAGCCCGGCGCGTGGGCCGACCTCGTACTGTTCGACCCGGCCACGGTGATCGACAACAGCACGTTCACCGAGCCGTTCAAGCTGGCCACGGGCATCCGCAACGTGTGGGTCAACGGCACGCTGGTGTGGGACGAGCCCCGCACGACGGGCGCCAGGCCCGGACAGGTGATCACGCTCGCGGGACGCCAGGACCCTGCGGGCCGGCCGCGCGCACGCGAGGTCGGCGTGCCGTTCGACGGCACCGCCGGTCCGCTCAACGCCATCACGGATGTCGCCGGGGTCGAGGTGGGCGTGGCGACGATCATCACGGGCGAGGGCGCGCTGGCGCGCGGGAAGGGGCCGGTCCGCACCGGTGTCACCGCGGTGTTGCCGCGCGGCCGATCCGGCGACAACGTGTTTGCCGGCTGGCACACGCTCAACGGTAACGGCGAGATGACCGGCACCACCTGGATCACCGAGGGCGGGTTTCTCGAAGGGCCGATCCTCATCACCAACACGCACAGCGTCGGCGTGGCGCGTGACACCGCGGTGGAGTGGATGGCGCGCTATTCGGACATCGTGCCGCTGCCGGTCGCGGCCGAGACCTACGACGGCACGCTCAACGACATCCTCGGTTTTCACGTGAAGCGCGAGCACGTGCTGGCCGCGCTCGATGGCGCCAGGTCCGGCGCGGTGCCCGAAGGCAACGTCGGCGGCGGCACCGGCATGATCGCGTTCGGCTTCAAGGGCGGCACCGGCAGCGCCTCGCGCGTGGTCACCGCCGGCGGCGCCGCCTACACCGTGGGCGCGCTGGTGCAGGCCAACTTCGGCCGGCGCCCGCAGTTGCTCGTCGCCGGCGTGCCGGTCGGGCAAGAGATTCCGGACCTGATGCCCGAGACCGGTCGCCCGCGCGCGGCCCAGGGCGAGGCTCCCGAGTCGGGCTCGATCATCGTCGTCATTGCCACCAGCGCGCCGCTGCTTCCGCACCAGCTACGGAGGCTGGCGCAGCGCGCGGGGCTGGGCGTCGCGCGCGTCGGCGGCAGCGGCGGGAACGGCTCAGGCGACATCTTCCTGGCGTTCTCAACGGCCAATCCCGGCACCTACGACAAACCGGCCACCGCGGCTGTGACGATGCTGTCGAACGACGCCATCGACCCGCTGTTCCAGGGAGCGATTCAGGCCACCGAGGAAGCAATCATCAATGCGGTCGTGGCGGCCGAGACGATGACGGGTCGCGACGGCAACCGCGTGCACGCCTTGCCGCACGACCGGTTACGTACTGCCCTACGGAAATACAACCGGCTCGCGCCGTAGCCAGTTACGATCATCGGCGTTCCGGCGGACGAATCGCCGAGGCGTCGACCGTCCCGCCGAAGTAGTCGGCGACGATGGCGGCGATGCGAGCCTCGGCCTCGTGAACCTCCTCGGTGGTGCCGCGATGGTGGCCGGCGAAGGCCACGAGCACGATCGGCGTCCCCTTCACCCAGAGGATGCCGGCATCGTTGGCCACCCACGGCTGCCCGTCACCGGTCTTGTGTGCCACCTCGACATCCGCGCCCAGGTAGCGCGGAAAGCGGTTGTTCACCTGCTGGCGCTTGAGGATTGACACCATGAGCGCGGAGGCATCCTTCGACACCAGCTCGCCCCTGGCCATCAGCGAGAACAGCCGCCCCGTTTCCCGCGCCGTGCTCCGGCCGAAGTAGAGGCCGGTGTCTTCGATGACCTTGCGAAACGCCTCGCCAACGGCGGCGTCGCCATACTTCGCAAACGGAAACTCGACCGTGCGATCGCCACCGGCGTCCCGATAGGTGGGATCCAACTGAGACAGCCAGCGTCGATCCCACTCGAGATCGGAGAACCGCAGCATGGTGTTGGGCAAACCCAGGCGCGCCATGAAGCGCGTCACTTCCTCCCGGCCCACCAGGTCGCCCAGCGCGTCGGTGGCTTCGTTGTCGCTGATGACGATCATCAACGTGAGAAGGTCCTTGACGGTCGGCTGGAGGCCGGCGTCGAGGGCGTAGAGCACGCCCGACGGGATCCGCCGCTGGTCGGCCGTCAGCGTGATGCGATCCGAGAGCGACAGCCGGCCCTCGCGCACGCGCTCGAGCACGGCCGCCATCAGCGGCACCTTGATCACGCTGAAGGTCTCGTAGGGCGAATCGGCATCGATGGCCACGCGCTCGCCGGTCGCGACGTTCTCGACGTACACCGCCATGCGGCCATCGACCTGGTCGCGCACCTGTCGCAGTCGGGATTCGAGAGACGTGGGAGCAGCGCCCGGCGGCAGGTCCGCGGCCGCGGCGTCGGCGAGCGCGGTGTTGCGCGCCAGCGCGTCGGCGACGAGCGAGAGCTGGGCGGCCGCGCGCGTCCAGTCACCCTGTTCGGCGGCTTCGGTGATGCCCGGCAGGGTCATGGCGGCATAGGTGTAGCGCGGTGCGTAGAGCAGGTGCTTGAACCACGAACGACCGGGAATCCCCTCCTCATGCAACCAGTTCTGCTCGAACTGCCGCAGGCTGCGGTTGACGCGGCCGGCCACTTCGCGGGTTGGCCCGCCAGACGCCAGGACCGACTCCAGGCGGAAGTTCAACTTCCGGCCCGATGCGCGAAGCGCCTTCACCCCAGTGACCAGTCGCGAGACCTCGAGGTGATCGCGCACGCCGGCGATCGCGTCGAGGTTGCGGACGAAATCTCGAATCGATGCGGCGTACGACTCCACATCCAACGGCAGCAGCTCCGCATTCGCCAGTCGCAACGCCATCGAGCCCCAGAGCTCGGTCATTAACTGGTGGTAGCGGTAACCGGGATCCCCGATCTGGTTGACCCAGTAGTGACTGTCGTAGGCGGAGTGGTATACGCCGTACGGGCCGTTGAACCCCATCTCGATCACCGGCAGGCCGACGTGATTGATGAACACCGTGTGATCCGACCCGCTGCCGATCTTCGTGACGGCCAGCGCCTGGTCCGGCAGCGTCCCCTCCTTCGGGCCGTCGCTCTCGCCTTCCGGGCGTCGCCACGCTTCGTAAAGCGAGATGCCGGACGGGTCGCGGAGCTCCTTGGTCAGGTCCACCACCATCGGCGCCAGCGACCCCACCGCCGACAGGTCGAGCCGCGGTCCGGACGCGGACGAATCGACGTTCAGGTAGGCGACCGCCTTCTGCTTGAGCTCGGCGGCAAACTGCTCGCCCCATTCGGTGGACCCGGTCAGCGTGACCTCCTCGCCGTCCCAGGCGCAGAACACCAGCGTCCGCTTGGGGCGGGTGCCTTCCTGTTTGAGCCGCCCCAACGCCTTGGTGAGCTCCATCATCGAGGCCGTGCCGCTCGAGGGATCGACGCCGCCAAATACCCAGGCGTCGTGGTGGTTGCCAAGCACCACCCACTCGTCGGGCAGCTCACTGCCGGTGATGCGTCCTTCCACCACGTAGTTCGGCTGCACGTCGGTGCGCATGTCGATCTGCAGGTGCATGCGCGCCACCTCGCCGCCGAGTCGATACTCGATCGGCAGGGCGCCCTTCCACTCGGCCGGCGCCGGCGGCCCGCCGAGCTTTTCAAGGATGGGCTGAATGTCGCGATACGACATCGGCAAGGCCATGATCTTCGGCACTGAGACCGCGTCGCCAACCGGGATGCGCCTGGCCCCGGGCGTGGACGCCCAGCCCGGCGTCAGCGGATCGCCGGGGACCATGTAGTCGTAGGCGATGCCACCTCGCTGCAGGTGGCTCGCCGGTCCCCATGGTCCCTTGGGAAACGCTTCGCCCTGGGTGTATCCGTCCTGTTGCGGGTCCGAGTAGACAATCATCGCGGCAGCGCCCTCCCGCTCGGCGGTGAGGGCCTTGAATCCGCGATAGCTGTAGGGGTTGGAATAACGGACGATGACGATCTTGCCCTTGGGATCGATGCCATTGCGGCGGAGTTCGTCGTAGTCGGCGGGATTCCCGCTGTTGGCGTAGACCACCGGCGCGGTGACGTCTCCGGACGCGGAGAACGACAGCCACGCGCCGCTGATGGCCTTCTGGGAAGAGTCCGGGTCTTCCTGGTAGGGATCCTCCCGCAGCGACGGCACGTACCGCACTGGCGCGATGAGTTCGGCGCGAACT
It encodes the following:
- a CDS encoding P1 family peptidase yields the protein MARRLWRALPLCVLAVWQPMPAAIAQSATSFVIVNANVIDGTGAPSRRAAVRVVDGRIAEVGDVQPAGRDRVIDARGLVLAPGFIDTHNHSTDGLLTEPLAASQVSQGITTLVVGQDGSSPWPIGDYLGRLRREPASVNVLTAVGHATVRQRVMGDDFKRVARPEELARMEALVEQGMREGAVALSSGLEYEVGSYAATAEVVALARVAGRLGGFYISHIRDEADKAFDSMREVVTIAEEAKVAVQNTHIKLGTVGVWGQAGEALRLFEAARARGLDVTADAYPYNAWSSTITVLIPSKRYDDPADVAKGLADVGGAANVLITRHAPHPEYEFKTLAAVAKDQGLTPVALFIQIVKDGGASVVCTSMMDDDIRAFYRWPWTMVSSDGGIGFRHPRGAGSFPRVLGRFVRERQWLTLEDAIRKMTSLPASRLKLSDRGVVKPGAWADLVLFDPATVIDNSTFTEPFKLATGIRNVWVNGTLVWDEPRTTGARPGQVITLAGRQDPAGRPRAREVGVPFDGTAGPLNAITDVAGVEVGVATIITGEGALARGKGPVRTGVTAVLPRGRSGDNVFAGWHTLNGNGEMTGTTWITEGGFLEGPILITNTHSVGVARDTAVEWMARYSDIVPLPVAAETYDGTLNDILGFHVKREHVLAALDGARSGAVPEGNVGGGTGMIAFGFKGGTGSASRVVTAGGAAYTVGALVQANFGRRPQLLVAGVPVGQEIPDLMPETGRPRAAQGEAPESGSIIVVIATSAPLLPHQLRRLAQRAGLGVARVGGSGGNGSGDIFLAFSTANPGTYDKPATAAVTMLSNDAIDPLFQGAIQATEEAIINAVVAAETMTGRDGNRVHALPHDRLRTALRKYNRLAP
- a CDS encoding serine hydrolase — its product is MSLRRPLAASLVAAVLLVAAPGAQDNAAPPPIRGFSPDGSLAQRATERRLRELPRAESIKAWHRYFTAQPHPATSPRTREIANYIAAQWKAQGLDDVVIRRYDVLSSNPRKVRAELIAPVRYVPSLREDPYQEDPDSSQKAISGAWLSFSASGDVTAPVVYANSGNPADYDELRRNGIDPKGKIVIVRYSNPYSYRGFKALTAEREGAAAMIVYSDPQQDGYTQGEAFPKGPWGPASHLQRGGIAYDYMVPGDPLTPGWASTPGARRIPVGDAVSVPKIMALPMSYRDIQPILEKLGGPPAPAEWKGALPIEYRLGGEVARMHLQIDMRTDVQPNYVVEGRITGSELPDEWVVLGNHHDAWVFGGVDPSSGTASMMELTKALGRLKQEGTRPKRTLVFCAWDGEEVTLTGSTEWGEQFAAELKQKAVAYLNVDSSASGPRLDLSAVGSLAPMVVDLTKELRDPSGISLYEAWRRPEGESDGPKEGTLPDQALAVTKIGSGSDHTVFINHVGLPVIEMGFNGPYGVYHSAYDSHYWVNQIGDPGYRYHQLMTELWGSMALRLANAELLPLDVESYAASIRDFVRNLDAIAGVRDHLEVSRLVTGVKALRASGRKLNFRLESVLASGGPTREVAGRVNRSLRQFEQNWLHEEGIPGRSWFKHLLYAPRYTYAAMTLPGITEAAEQGDWTRAAAQLSLVADALARNTALADAAAADLPPGAAPTSLESRLRQVRDQVDGRMAVYVENVATGERVAIDADSPYETFSVIKVPLMAAVLERVREGRLSLSDRITLTADQRRIPSGVLYALDAGLQPTVKDLLTLMIVISDNEATDALGDLVGREEVTRFMARLGLPNTMLRFSDLEWDRRWLSQLDPTYRDAGGDRTVEFPFAKYGDAAVGEAFRKVIEDTGLYFGRSTARETGRLFSLMARGELVSKDASALMVSILKRQQVNNRFPRYLGADVEVAHKTGDGQPWVANDAGILWVKGTPIVLVAFAGHHRGTTEEVHEAEARIAAIVADYFGGTVDASAIRPPERR